A region of the Nocardia nova SH22a genome:
TACGAGCGGTGCAACGCTGTCAGGGCGTCCGTCGGGCTACACCGCCAGCGGCCCACTCCCGTCGACACAGCCATCGGAATCACCCAGCGCCAGCGCAACACCCTCACATCGTCGTCCGGACGAAACAGAAACCGGTACAACATCATCCGTGGATCTGGCGGACGGATCCACCAGTGGTGCAGGGCTGTCAGAGCGGCCGTCGGGAGACCCTGGCACCAGCACTACACCGGCGGTGCGGCCGTCACACGAGACCGGCACAAGCGCACTGCGGAGAGCGCCGACGGCTGAATCCGGGACAGGTGCCCCGTTGCTGGCGGTCTCGGCGAGCTTCGCGCTCGGCAAACTGCCGGACCTGCTCCGTGTGGCCTGCGCGGACGGTGCCGGGACAGAGCCGATCGAGGCTCCCTACCACCAGGTACTCGCGAGTCTGCGCGATCCGGCGGGAGTGTTCCGGCAGCGTGGTGTCCGGGCGGGCGTCGTGCTGCTGCGGGCCGTCGATCTCGGGCGGTTCGGGCCGCTGTCCGACGATCTGCTCGATGAGCTGTCGGACGAGTATCCGGCCGCTGTCGCCGCGCTGGTCGAATCCACGCGCACGCCGATCGTCGTCGGCATTCTGCCCACCCATCCGGATCAGGCCGAGTCACGGCTGACTCGGTGGGAGGACGCGCTCGCCGATCGTCTTGCCGCGCTGCCCGGTGTGGCGGTGCTGCGGTCCACGGATTGGCCACATCCGTTCGGATCGATCCACCACATTTCGCCGCACGACGTCGCGACTGCGGCAACGCTTGCCGACGGCGTATTCGACACCCGCACAGACGAACTCGCTCATCTTCCGTTCGGTGCCGAGTTCCAGGCCGGAGCGGCGCTGACCCTCGCGGACACGCTGCGGGCCGTGCACGACGAGCTGCCCAAGGTGATCGCCGTCGACGGGGACCACACGCTGTGGGGAGGTGTGGCGGGCGAAATCGGTCCGGAGAACGTCGATCTGACCGGTGCTCGCGCGGATCTGGCCCGGAAGCTGTTGCGGCTCCGGGAATCCGGCGTGCTGCTGGCGCTGGTGAGCAACAACGACGAAGCCACCGTGCGCGCCGTGCTCGAGCGGCCGGACGCGCTGCTGCGAACAGAGCACTTCAGCGTCGTGTCCGCCGGGTGGGATCGCAAACCGGAACGGCTGACCGCGATCGCGGCACAGCTGAACCTCGGCGTCGACAGCTTCGCATTCCTCGATGACAACCCCGTCGAGATCGCCGCCATGCGGGCCGCGCTGCCGGAGGTACTGAGCATCACCTGCCCGCCGGTCGAACAGCTCCCCGCCTTCCTGACCCGGCTCTGGCCGATCACACCGCTCACCCGGACTCGCGAAGACGGCGCCCGTGCCGAGTTCTACCGGCAGGAGCGCGAGCGCGACAGCGTCCGCGCGCAAACGGAATTCGCCGAATTCCTCGACCGGCTGGAGTTGGTCCTCGAGATCGACCGGCTCGACGCGGACACCGAGGAACGATCCGTCCAGCTCATCCGCCGCACCAACCAGTTCGCCCTGCATAAGGTCGCCGACGACGAGTTCGGCGCCTGGAAACGCGACGGTGAGGTGTGGACGGTGAGCGCCCGCGACCGCTTCGGCGACTACGGCCAGATCGGCCTGCTCGCACTGCGATCCGATGCGGACGCCCTGCGCGTGACCGGCTGGCATCTCAGCTGCCGCGCCCTGGGCCGCGGCGTCGAGGAACGCCTCCTCGAATTCCTCGCCGACCGCGCCGAGGCCCACGGCCACACCTCGGTACGCCTGATCGCGCAGAACACCGCGCGCAATGTTCCCGCGCGACGGCTGATCTCGGCCCTCGGCGGTGCGGGAATCGACGATCCCGTCCTCGACATCACCGTCGACCTGCCCCGCCTGCGCACGTTCCGGTCGTGGGAACAACGAGCCCCCGGCACCCCGGCGACCACGAAGGAAGGACCGTAGTGGGAGAGCACAGCGGACCCACCCGCCCCGGATCCACCAACCAACTCGACCGAGCCGAATCGATCGAACGCGGCAACCCGATGGACATCGCCGCCCTACTCGCCGCCACCGGCACGGGCACTCCCGGCACGGGCACTCCCGGCACGGGCACTCCCGGCACGGGCACTCCCGGCACGGGCACTCCCGGCACGGGCACTCCCGGCACGGGCACTCCCGGCACGGGCACTCCCGGCACGGGCACTCCCGGCACGGGCACTCCCGGCACGGGCACTCCCGGCACGGGCACTCCCGGCACGGGCACTCCCGGCACGGGCACTCCCGGCACGGGCACTCCCGGCACGGGCACTCCCGGCACGGGCACTCCCGGCACGGGCACTCCCGGCACGGGCACTCCCGGCACGGGCACTCCCGGCACGGGCACTCCCGGCACGGGCACTCCCGGCACGGGCACTCCCGGCACGGGCACTCCCGGCACGGGCACTCCCGGCACGGCCCCGGGGGCCGATGCCGGTTCACCGGGACCGGGGACCAGGCAGTGGGACGCGCGTACTCTCGCCAATTCCATTGCTGCCGTGGCTGGTCGACTGATACCCGGTGCGGCGATCGACGTCGACTCGGATATCTTCGACAGCGGTGCGACCTCTGTCGTCGCCGTGGAGTTCGTGGCCGAGGTGGCTCGTGAGCACGGTGTCGAGCTGACCCTCGATGATGTCTTCGCCGATGCCCGGCCCCGGGCGCTGGCGCGACGCTGGTTGCGCGCCAATGGGTTCGCGGTCGACGATGTGGCGGTCGCGGTCGGCGCGGCACCGGCGGTCACCGCACCACCCGTGGGCGGAACCGTCGACCCCGACACCGCCGACACTCTCGCGCAGATCCTGGCCGATGTCGCACTGGCCGACCGCCTGCCGTTCGTCGGCCCACCGCCGCGGGTCGCGCCGCGCCGCATTCTGCTCACCGGCGCGACCGGATTTCTCGGTAGTCATATGCTGCTGGATCTGTTGCGGCACAGCGACGTCCACGTGGTCTGCCTGGTGCGGGCCGAGGACGAGGCGGCGGGGCTGCGCCGCCTGGGTGCGGCACTGCGCGGCTTCCATCTGCCATGGTCCGCGGAGGTGCGGCGGCGAATCACGGTGCTGCCCGGCGATATCCGCAGTCCCCGGCTGGGGCTCACCGACGAGCGCTGGAATGCGCTGGCGCTCGAGGTGGACGCCATCGTCGGCATCGCCGCGGCGGTCGACTTCCTGCGCGGCTACTCCTCGCTGCGGCAGAGCAATGTTCTCAGCACGCTCACCCTGGCCGAACTCGCGGTCACCGGCACTGTCAAACCGCTGCACCATATTTCGTCCATCGCGGTCTTCAACGAGGTGGGCATCGACACGATCGGCGAGGACGATCCCGTCGCCCACATCGACAAACTGGGAGCGGGATACGACCAGACCAAATGGGCCGCCGAGGCCGCCCTGCGCCGCGCCCGCGAACACGGCCTGGTGGTGACCTTCCTGCGTCCCGGCGGAATCGGCGGCCATCGCGAGACCGGCGCGCACAATCCGCACGATCTCAGCAGTGCCATGCTCGCGGCCATCTCCCGATTCCGCACCCTGCCCGAATTCCGTTGTTTCAATGTGGCATCCGTCGACTGGGTGAGCCGGGTCGCCGCCGCGATCGTGAACGAACCTGGAGCCTGGGGTTACAACTACAACCTCACCGGTGTCGCGCAGACCATGGACGCCACCGTGCGCGAGACCGCCGTGGCCGGAATGCCGGTGCGCGTGCAACATTGGGAGCAGTGGCGCGACGAGGCACTGCACCGCATCGCCGACGATCCCATTCCGGAACTGGGCTTCCTCGCCCTGATGCTGCAGTCCCCCGGCGCCACCGATCTGATTCGCGGCTCGCTCACCGCACCGCCCGCCGACA
Encoded here:
- a CDS encoding thioester reductase domain-containing protein, which gives rise to MGEHSGPTRPGSTNQLDRAESIERGNPMDIAALLAATGTGTPGTGTPGTGTPGTGTPGTGTPGTGTPGTGTPGTGTPGTGTPGTGTPGTGTPGTGTPGTGTPGTGTPGTGTPGTGTPGTGTPGTGTPGTGTPGTGTPGTGTPGTGTPGTGTPGTGTPGTGTPGTAPGADAGSPGPGTRQWDARTLANSIAAVAGRLIPGAAIDVDSDIFDSGATSVVAVEFVAEVAREHGVELTLDDVFADARPRALARRWLRANGFAVDDVAVAVGAAPAVTAPPVGGTVDPDTADTLAQILADVALADRLPFVGPPPRVAPRRILLTGATGFLGSHMLLDLLRHSDVHVVCLVRAEDEAAGLRRLGAALRGFHLPWSAEVRRRITVLPGDIRSPRLGLTDERWNALALEVDAIVGIAAAVDFLRGYSSLRQSNVLSTLTLAELAVTGTVKPLHHISSIAVFNEVGIDTIGEDDPVAHIDKLGAGYDQTKWAAEAALRRAREHGLVVTFLRPGGIGGHRETGAHNPHDLSSAMLAAISRFRTLPEFRCFNVASVDWVSRVAAAIVNEPGAWGYNYNLTGVAQTMDATVRETAVAGMPVRVQHWEQWRDEALHRIADDPIPELGFLALMLQSPGATDLIRGSLTAPPADSARTLAFVREHKLPQPLPYDSQSQQKTFERMAAAGVARLPQREDAPYLWFAESMEGLLGAPGEPADLPCSTALTLSITSMYQLVSERRVDVSGQLTCPRIHSEPLTVTDGELLVRPQQGVPWRTGGLEHPLMRYRLTLRDADGRTWWLHGEKTARARRDLWRQVRALRLEIGRTGEPAALTGEIVVPADTYLRDQVDGLHVDPNLPERQQRLARSIWLAWFGAEVGRGALQPVLRAAAELLDLRRGATGKELSR